A genome region from Prochlorococcus marinus CUG1417 includes the following:
- the crtD gene encoding C-3',4' desaturase CrtD, producing MRKSEVVVVGAGIAGLTSAAILSKQGLSVTLIESHTQAGGCAGTFKRKDYIFDVGATQVAGLEKGGIHSRIFDFLDIPSPEATILDPACIVDLNDGGKPIPIWYEKSKWIAEQEMQFPGSRRFWKLCNLIHQSNWLFANNNPVLPISNFWDFSQLLKALSPSNLVTGVLLKSTIFDLLRICGLSKNERLIKFLNLQLKLYSQEDIYNTAALYGSTVLQMCQQPHGLWHLKKSMQSLSEALESSLRETGVNLIFGQEVNSITFDDVNMYWKVSANSKQKSFIYQAKDVIYTAPPQSLLKHLKDPLERKKNYKNRLNNLPDPSGAVVFYSALKKEHIKKTFSNHYQFVSKEFCSLFVSISDDGDGRAPKGEVTLIASIFTKTKDWFDLDKQTYLKKKNGFMKKISLELESKFDIDPENWLHRELATPLGFEKWTKRPNGIVGGLGQNPDIFGLFGLSSRTPFKGLWLCGDSIYPGEGTAGVSQSALMVSRQILASKGVENFSL from the coding sequence ATGAGAAAGTCCGAAGTTGTTGTTGTTGGAGCTGGTATAGCAGGACTAACTTCTGCAGCAATTTTATCAAAACAAGGATTATCAGTGACTTTAATCGAATCTCATACACAAGCAGGAGGATGTGCAGGTACTTTTAAAAGAAAGGATTATATATTTGATGTTGGTGCAACTCAGGTTGCTGGTTTAGAAAAAGGTGGAATACATTCTAGAATATTTGATTTTTTAGATATTCCATCTCCTGAAGCTACAATTTTGGATCCTGCTTGCATTGTTGATTTAAATGATGGTGGTAAGCCTATACCAATCTGGTATGAAAAAAGTAAATGGATTGCTGAACAAGAAATGCAATTTCCTGGGAGTCGTAGATTTTGGAAACTTTGTAATCTCATACATCAAAGTAATTGGTTATTCGCGAATAATAATCCTGTATTACCAATAAGTAATTTTTGGGATTTTTCTCAACTTTTAAAAGCACTATCACCTTCAAACCTTGTCACAGGAGTCTTACTTAAATCTACTATTTTTGATTTATTGCGTATATGTGGATTATCCAAGAATGAGCGCTTGATTAAATTCTTAAATCTTCAACTAAAACTTTATTCTCAAGAGGATATTTATAATACTGCAGCATTATATGGGTCTACTGTGCTTCAGATGTGTCAACAGCCACATGGTCTGTGGCATCTTAAAAAATCTATGCAGTCTTTAAGTGAAGCATTAGAAAGTTCATTAAGGGAAACTGGAGTCAATTTAATTTTTGGACAAGAAGTTAATTCTATAACTTTTGACGACGTAAATATGTATTGGAAAGTATCTGCCAATTCGAAACAAAAATCTTTTATTTACCAAGCAAAAGATGTGATTTATACTGCGCCTCCACAATCTTTGCTCAAGCATTTGAAAGATCCTTTAGAAAGAAAAAAAAATTATAAAAATCGACTTAATAATTTGCCTGATCCAAGTGGAGCTGTAGTTTTTTATTCAGCATTAAAAAAAGAACATATTAAAAAAACATTCTCCAATCATTATCAATTTGTTTCGAAAGAATTTTGTTCGTTATTTGTATCAATAAGTGATGATGGTGATGGAAGAGCGCCAAAAGGTGAGGTTACTTTAATTGCGAGTATCTTTACCAAAACTAAAGATTGGTTTGATCTAGATAAACAAACTTACTTAAAGAAGAAAAATGGTTTCATGAAAAAAATATCGCTTGAATTGGAAAGTAAATTTGATATTGATCCTGAAAATTGGCTACATAGGGAATTGGCAACTCCACTGGGCTTTGAAAAATGGACTAAGAGACCTAATGGAATAGTTGGTGGGCTTGGTCAAAATCCAGATATTTTTGGTTTATTTGGATTATCAAGTAGGACTCCTTTTAAAGGTTTATGGCTATGTGGAGATTCGATTTATCCAGGAGAGGGGACTGCGGGTGTTAGTCAGTCTGCATTAATGGTTTCAAGGCAAATTTTAGCTTCCAAAGGTGTAGAAAATTTTAGTTTATAA
- a CDS encoding fructosamine kinase family protein — protein sequence MQKLSPIEVNEICNELGETYPKSIDQVHGGDIHSAWQIEFSNKKLFLKRNIRNKKLLEFEKFCLQNLRKYINQENIIIPEVIAYKNIKNIEILLIDWIDMQNFDQKKLGKGLGEMHLKSAESNPNMFGFPVEGFIGTTDQKKGWDENWIDCFLNLRIIPQLLILESKILDTETKNKVKGKIKSELLNHKPINSLVHGDLWSGNAGIDKSGRGVIFDPASWWADNEVDIAMTKLFGGFRKEFYEEYHKIFPIKNGFEKRTIIYNFYHILNHANMFGGGYLKQVHDYVRAILNM from the coding sequence ATGCAAAAATTATCACCCATTGAAGTTAACGAAATTTGTAATGAATTAGGGGAAACCTATCCAAAAAGTATTGATCAAGTACATGGTGGTGATATTCATAGTGCTTGGCAAATAGAATTCTCAAACAAAAAATTATTCCTTAAAAGAAACATTAGAAACAAAAAACTTCTTGAATTTGAAAAATTTTGTCTTCAAAATTTGAGAAAGTATATTAATCAAGAAAACATAATCATTCCTGAAGTTATTGCATATAAAAATATAAAAAATATAGAGATTCTTTTAATTGATTGGATAGATATGCAAAACTTTGACCAAAAAAAACTTGGAAAAGGATTAGGAGAAATGCACTTAAAATCAGCTGAATCTAATCCAAACATGTTTGGATTTCCTGTTGAGGGTTTTATAGGAACAACTGATCAAAAAAAAGGCTGGGACGAGAATTGGATAGATTGTTTTTTAAACTTACGGATTATACCTCAATTATTAATCCTTGAATCTAAAATATTAGACACAGAAACTAAAAATAAAGTTAAAGGAAAAATTAAATCAGAATTACTAAATCATAAACCAATAAATTCTCTTGTTCATGGTGATTTGTGGTCAGGAAATGCAGGGATAGATAAAAGTGGTAGGGGTGTTATATTTGACCCTGCATCTTGGTGGGCAGATAATGAAGTAGATATAGCTATGACAAAATTATTTGGAGGTTTTAGAAAAGAATTTTATGAGGAGTATCATAAAATTTTTCCAATAAAAAATGGATTTGAAAAAAGAACAATCATATATAATTTCTATCACATATTGAATCACGCCAATATGTTTGGAGGAGGATACTTAAAACAGGTTCATGATTACGTAAGAGCAATACTCAATATGTAA
- a CDS encoding CAAD domain-containing protein, with the protein MSDNTPESNQGSGSDTSSETKSFSEKYSDVMGKVNETLGNVDWTQMGKYGKAAGIIAVVVIAQIIIKVVIDTINFFPILPGLLELLGVIVVGQWSWQNLRTSENREAVLDKVQNLKKTYLG; encoded by the coding sequence ATGAGTGACAACACTCCAGAGTCAAACCAAGGCTCCGGCTCCGATACAAGCTCAGAAACCAAAAGTTTTTCAGAGAAGTACTCTGATGTTATGGGAAAAGTCAATGAAACCCTTGGTAATGTTGATTGGACTCAAATGGGTAAGTACGGCAAGGCTGCAGGCATAATTGCTGTCGTCGTAATAGCTCAGATAATAATTAAAGTTGTCATCGACACGATAAACTTTTTCCCAATTCTTCCAGGTTTATTAGAATTACTAGGTGTAATCGTTGTTGGTCAATGGAGCTGGCAAAATCTTCGTACCAGTGAAAATCGTGAAGCTGTTTTAGATAAGGTACAAAATCTTAAAAAAACATATTTAGGTTAG
- the moeB gene encoding molybdopterin-synthase adenylyltransferase MoeB: MSKDIKFNFLNSDEEERYQKHFTLKEIGYEGQLNLKNSSVLCIGAGGLGSSVLLYLAAAGIGRIGIVDNDQVEKSNLQRQIIHETNTIGNLKIDSAKERIKKFNPNCEILTFSERINPKNALKTLKEFDVICDCSDNFGTRYLINDSCLILNKPLVFGSVQGFEGQVSVFNLYKNSPNLRDLLPESPSKNAAPSCAEYGIVGVSTGLIGILQVNEIIKIILKKGEILDGKILIFDLLNMNMKKLHLKSDHLNKRIKNLSQFELFYNNDEYCEKNNEINSINANDFNSLYKAKPSKILLIDVRENEEFSTSAIEGSISIPLSHLNRESDLKFIQKESLSKEVFTICKSGKRSEKASRILAQFKIQSKSIEGGIEKVKKILCN; the protein is encoded by the coding sequence ATGTCCAAAGATATTAAATTTAATTTCTTAAACTCTGATGAAGAAGAAAGATATCAAAAGCATTTTACCCTCAAAGAGATAGGTTATGAAGGTCAACTAAATCTTAAGAACAGCTCAGTATTATGCATTGGAGCGGGTGGACTTGGATCTTCCGTTTTGCTTTATCTAGCCGCAGCAGGAATTGGGAGGATTGGAATAGTTGATAACGATCAAGTTGAAAAGTCTAATCTCCAGAGACAGATAATTCATGAAACAAATACTATAGGCAATCTTAAAATTGATTCAGCTAAGGAAAGAATTAAAAAATTCAATCCTAATTGTGAAATATTAACCTTTTCAGAGAGAATTAATCCTAAAAATGCTCTTAAAACATTAAAAGAATTTGATGTCATTTGTGATTGCTCGGATAACTTTGGCACAAGATATTTAATAAATGATTCATGCTTGATATTAAATAAACCTCTAGTCTTTGGGAGTGTTCAGGGCTTTGAAGGGCAAGTGAGTGTTTTCAATTTATACAAAAACAGTCCTAATTTAAGAGACTTACTTCCAGAATCACCTTCAAAAAATGCTGCCCCTAGTTGCGCAGAATACGGGATAGTAGGCGTTTCAACAGGTTTAATAGGAATTCTTCAAGTTAATGAAATTATCAAAATCATTTTGAAAAAAGGTGAAATTTTAGATGGGAAGATTTTAATTTTTGATCTTTTGAATATGAATATGAAGAAATTACATCTCAAAAGTGATCATTTAAATAAAAGAATAAAAAATCTGTCTCAGTTTGAGCTTTTTTACAATAACGATGAATATTGTGAGAAAAATAATGAAATTAACAGTATTAATGCTAATGACTTTAATAGTTTATACAAAGCAAAACCCAGCAAAATTCTTTTAATTGATGTTAGAGAAAATGAAGAATTTTCTACTTCTGCAATAGAGGGATCCATATCAATTCCTTTAAGCCATTTGAACCGAGAATCTGACTTAAAATTTATTCAAAAAGAAAGTTTAAGTAAAGAGGTTTTTACTATCTGTAAATCGGGGAAACGTTCTGAAAAAGCTTCAAGAATCTTAGCTCAATTCAAAATTCAGTCAAAATCTATTGAAGGCGGCATTGAAAAGGTAAAGAAAATATTATGCAATTAA
- a CDS encoding cob(I)yrinic acid a,c-diamide adenosyltransferase: MANTSRNRGIGIVTANDSQERSKGQLHIYDGEGKGKSQAALGVVLRTIGLGICEKRQSRVLLLRFLKGPERPYDEDSAIEALQRGFPHLIDHVRTGRSEFFTADQVTKFDVGEAERGWNIAKGAIASSLYSVVVLDELNPVLDLGMLDINEVVDSLQNRPDGLEIIITGRAAPSSLVRISQLHSEMRPRLTGNLSKLAKQSSSSGGIEIYTGEGKGKSTSALGKALQAIGKGISQDKSHRVLILQWLKGGNGYTEDAAIEALRESYPHLVDHLRSGRDAIVWRGQQQPIDYVEAERAWEIAKAAILSGLYKTIILDELNPTVDLELLPMESIHQTLLKKPVETEVVITGRCKNEPSYFELADVYSEMVCHKHYANVGVDLKRGVDY, from the coding sequence TTGGCGAATACGAGTAGAAATAGAGGAATTGGAATTGTCACTGCAAATGACAGTCAAGAGAGATCAAAAGGTCAATTACATATATATGATGGAGAGGGTAAGGGAAAAAGTCAGGCTGCTTTGGGAGTAGTTCTCAGGACAATAGGATTAGGAATATGCGAAAAAAGACAGTCAAGAGTATTACTTCTAAGATTTTTAAAAGGTCCTGAGAGACCATATGACGAGGATTCAGCTATAGAGGCTTTGCAAAGAGGCTTTCCACATTTAATTGATCACGTTAGGACAGGAAGATCTGAATTCTTTACTGCTGATCAAGTGACAAAGTTTGATGTTGGTGAGGCTGAGAGAGGTTGGAATATTGCTAAAGGAGCTATTGCTAGTTCTCTTTATTCTGTAGTTGTTCTAGATGAATTAAACCCAGTTCTGGATTTAGGAATGCTTGATATCAATGAAGTAGTTGACTCTCTTCAAAATCGTCCAGATGGATTAGAAATAATTATTACCGGAAGGGCAGCTCCTTCCTCTTTGGTAAGAATATCTCAACTCCATTCAGAAATGAGACCACGTTTAACAGGAAACTTATCAAAACTAGCCAAACAAAGTAGTTCTAGTGGTGGAATTGAGATTTATACAGGTGAAGGAAAGGGTAAATCGACAAGTGCACTTGGTAAAGCTCTTCAAGCTATTGGTAAAGGAATATCTCAAGATAAAAGTCATAGAGTTTTAATATTACAGTGGCTAAAGGGTGGCAATGGTTATACAGAAGATGCCGCCATAGAAGCTTTGAGAGAGAGTTACCCTCATTTAGTGGATCATTTGCGTTCAGGCAGAGATGCCATCGTATGGAGAGGTCAGCAACAACCAATTGATTATGTTGAGGCTGAAAGAGCATGGGAAATTGCTAAAGCTGCTATTTTGTCTGGTTTGTATAAAACAATCATTTTAGATGAATTGAATCCAACTGTTGATTTAGAACTGCTACCTATGGAATCAATACATCAAACGCTCTTAAAAAAACCAGTAGAAACAGAAGTTGTCATTACTGGGAGGTGTAAAAATGAACCTTCATACTTTGAACTTGCTGATGTCTACTCTGAAATGGTTTGTCATAAGCATTATGCAAATGTTGGAGTTGATTTGAAAAGAGGTGTAGATTACTAA